The following are from one region of the Actinoplanes sp. L3-i22 genome:
- the uraD gene encoding 2-oxo-4-hydroxy-4-carboxy-5-ureidoimidazoline decarboxylase, with translation MSAVETFNALPAERLREQLLACLAAPAWGATIAAERPFADRAGIVAAADRVARVLSWDDILQGLSAHPRIGERAAGDSTEAAWSRAEQSAAARSADDGTKAALIAANRAYEERFGHVFLIFASGRSQAEILAAARERLGNDEVTERAIVAEELRKIAGLRLERVLDAL, from the coding sequence ATGAGCGCGGTGGAGACGTTCAATGCGCTGCCGGCCGAGCGCCTGCGGGAGCAGCTGCTGGCCTGCCTGGCCGCGCCGGCCTGGGGCGCCACGATCGCCGCCGAGCGGCCGTTCGCCGACCGGGCCGGCATCGTCGCGGCCGCCGATCGGGTGGCCCGCGTGCTGAGCTGGGACGACATCCTCCAGGGCCTGTCCGCGCACCCGCGCATCGGCGAGCGCGCGGCCGGTGACTCGACCGAGGCGGCCTGGTCCCGGGCCGAGCAGTCGGCCGCGGCCCGATCCGCCGACGACGGGACGAAGGCTGCCCTGATCGCGGCGAACCGGGCGTACGAGGAAAGGTTTGGTCATGTGTTCTTGATCTTCGCGAGTGGGCGGAGCCAGGCGGAGATCCTGGCCGCGGCCCGCGAGCGGCTGGGCAATGACGAGGTCACCGAGCGGGCGATCGTGGCGGAGGAGCTTCGCAAGATCGCCGGGCTGCGGCTGGAGCGGGTGCTCGATGCCCTCTGA
- a CDS encoding ATP-dependent RNA helicase: protein MPVDALPDLPVRDLLPAVTATLSEAGAAVLVAPPGTGKTTLVPLALAGAGEGKVLVAEPRRVAARAAARRMAALLGEPVGERVGYAVRGDRRVSRRTVVEVVTTGLLVRRLQRDPELAGTTVVILDECHERHLDSDLALAFLVDVRGVLRPELRLLATSATADADRLAQVLGEPDRAAPVLTAHTRAFPVDVLWSPPPGPIAPPLGLRVDPKLLDHVAATTRRALAEGDGDVLVFLPGAREIETVAGRLRGVDAEVLPLHGRQSGAAQDAALRPGPGRRVVLATAVAESSLTVPGVRSVVDCGLSRVPRMDHARGLGALVTVPVSRSSAVQRAGRAGREAPGRAYRCWSEAQHDRLPAQPEPEIAAADLTGFALDLALWGDPSGSGLALPDQPPAGALRAATSTLHDLGAIDDAGRVTPRGRALSGAGLHPRLARALLDGAELVGARRAAEIIATLDDSGSATGDLVAAVRRARAAGGSAFHAEVRRLTAATTPETPATTPETPAGTAPAVPDVTSGTPAGPAPHPADATPDSAGPAPHAAGPAPDAAGASADTAHGARRATPGAPAATRSGASSPGASSPDSAGSGAGGSGARGSRTGVGGAGMGGAGMGGAGMGGAGMGGAGGGGGGAGGGGGRRFGAGGERSGAGAARIPDDLATGLVIGLAYPERVALAREMGGRAYLMAGGTAADLPPESSLAGTPWLAVAAADRTAGARTARIRSAAPLDEATAREVAAALFTEETEVGWIDGDVVARRVRRLGAITLTSVRLTDPDPAALREALWTGLRTTGLSLLTWSRTAEELRARLAFAHAALGDPWPDVSDAALLEHVEDWLPLGSARRRSDLAKLDVASALRRMMPWSVAGRLDEVAPERLPVPSGSQVRVDYTDPAAPVLAVKVQEAFGWRDAPRLADGRIPVLLHLLSPAGRPVAVTRDLASFWVQGYPQVRAEMRGRYPRHPWPEDPLTAPPTRRTNPRSR from the coding sequence ATCCCCGTCGACGCCCTGCCCGACCTTCCGGTTCGCGACCTGCTGCCGGCGGTCACCGCCACGCTGTCCGAGGCCGGTGCGGCCGTCCTGGTCGCGCCGCCCGGCACCGGCAAGACCACGCTGGTCCCGCTCGCCCTCGCGGGCGCGGGCGAGGGGAAGGTGCTGGTCGCCGAGCCGCGCCGGGTCGCCGCCCGGGCCGCCGCCCGGCGGATGGCCGCGCTGCTCGGCGAGCCGGTCGGCGAGCGGGTGGGCTATGCGGTGCGCGGCGACCGGCGCGTCTCCCGGCGCACCGTGGTCGAGGTGGTCACCACCGGCCTGCTGGTCCGCCGGCTGCAGCGCGATCCGGAGCTGGCCGGCACCACCGTGGTGATCCTCGACGAGTGCCACGAGCGGCACCTCGACTCCGACCTCGCGCTGGCCTTCCTGGTCGACGTGCGCGGCGTGCTCCGGCCCGAGTTGCGGCTGCTGGCGACGTCCGCGACGGCCGACGCCGACCGGCTGGCCCAGGTCCTCGGCGAGCCCGATCGCGCCGCGCCGGTGCTCACCGCGCACACCCGCGCCTTCCCGGTGGACGTGCTCTGGTCGCCGCCGCCCGGCCCGATCGCCCCGCCGCTCGGCCTGCGCGTCGATCCCAAACTGCTCGACCACGTCGCCGCCACCACCCGCCGCGCGCTCGCCGAGGGCGACGGTGACGTGCTGGTCTTCCTCCCCGGCGCCCGGGAGATCGAGACCGTCGCCGGCCGGCTGCGCGGCGTCGACGCCGAGGTCCTGCCGCTGCACGGCCGCCAGTCCGGCGCGGCGCAGGATGCCGCGTTGCGTCCCGGGCCGGGCCGCCGGGTGGTGCTGGCCACCGCGGTCGCGGAGAGCAGCCTGACCGTGCCCGGGGTGCGCTCGGTGGTCGACTGCGGCCTCAGCCGGGTGCCGCGGATGGATCACGCACGCGGCCTGGGCGCCCTGGTCACCGTCCCGGTGTCGCGGTCCTCCGCGGTCCAGCGGGCCGGCCGGGCCGGGCGGGAGGCCCCCGGCCGGGCCTATCGGTGCTGGTCCGAGGCGCAGCACGACCGGTTGCCGGCCCAGCCCGAGCCGGAGATCGCGGCGGCCGACCTGACCGGTTTCGCGCTCGACCTGGCGCTCTGGGGTGACCCGTCGGGGAGCGGTCTGGCGTTGCCCGATCAGCCGCCGGCCGGGGCGCTGCGGGCGGCGACGTCGACGCTGCACGATCTCGGGGCGATCGACGACGCCGGGCGGGTGACGCCACGCGGGCGCGCGCTGTCCGGCGCGGGCCTGCATCCCCGGCTGGCCCGCGCGCTGCTCGACGGGGCCGAGTTGGTCGGGGCGCGGCGGGCCGCGGAGATCATCGCTACTCTCGACGACTCCGGATCCGCGACCGGCGACCTGGTCGCGGCCGTCCGGCGGGCCCGGGCCGCTGGTGGTTCCGCTTTCCATGCCGAGGTACGTCGCCTGACCGCGGCCACCACCCCGGAAACCCCCGCCACCACCCCGGAAACCCCCGCCGGCACCGCCCCCGCCGTTCCCGACGTCACCTCGGGCACACCCGCCGGCCCGGCCCCTCACCCCGCCGACGCGACCCCCGACTCCGCCGGCCCGGCCCCTCACGCCGCCGGCCCGGCCCCTGACGCCGCGGGCGCCTCCGCCGACACCGCTCACGGCGCTCGCCGGGCAACTCCGGGCGCACCCGCCGCAACGCGCTCAGGCGCGAGCAGCCCCGGCGCGAGCAGCCCCGATTCGGCTGGGTCCGGCGCTGGCGGCTCCGGCGCGCGCGGGTCCCGCACGGGCGTGGGCGGCGCAGGCATGGGCGGCGCGGGCATGGGCGGCGCGGGCATGGGCGGCGCGGGCATGGGCGGCGCAGGCGGTGGCGGTGGCGGCGCGGGCGGTGGCGGTGGACGGCGTTTTGGGGCGGGTGGCGAGCGGTCCGGGGCGGGGGCGGCCCGGATCCCCGATGATCTGGCGACCGGGCTGGTGATCGGGCTGGCCTACCCCGAGCGGGTGGCGCTCGCCCGCGAAATGGGTGGCCGGGCCTACCTGATGGCCGGCGGCACCGCGGCCGACCTGCCGCCGGAGAGCTCGCTGGCCGGCACACCCTGGCTCGCGGTCGCCGCCGCGGACCGGACCGCCGGGGCGCGGACGGCGCGGATCCGCAGCGCGGCACCCCTCGACGAGGCCACCGCGCGCGAGGTAGCGGCAGCCCTGTTCACCGAGGAGACCGAGGTCGGCTGGATCGACGGGGACGTGGTGGCCCGCCGGGTCCGGCGGCTCGGCGCGATCACGCTCACCAGCGTCCGGCTGACCGATCCCGATCCGGCGGCGCTGCGCGAGGCCCTGTGGACCGGCCTCCGCACCACCGGTCTGTCCCTGCTGACCTGGAGCCGGACGGCCGAGGAGCTACGCGCCCGGCTGGCGTTCGCGCACGCCGCGCTCGGCGACCCCTGGCCGGACGTCTCCGACGCCGCCCTGCTGGAGCACGTCGAGGACTGGCTCCCCCTCGGCTCCGCCCGGCGCCGCTCCGACCTGGCCAAACTCGACGTGGCATCGGCGCTCCGCCGGATGATGCCGTGGTCGGTCGCGGGCCGGCTCGACGAGGTCGCCCCGGAGCGGCTGCCGGTGCCGAGCGGCTCGCAGGTCCGGGTCGACTACACCGATCCGGCCGCGCCGGTGCTCGCGGTGAAGGTGCAGGAGGCGTTCGGCTGGCGGGACGCGCCGCGCCTGGCCGACGGCCGGATCCCGGTCCTGCTGCACCTGCTCTCCCCGGCGGGGCGGCCGGTCGCGGTCACCCGGGATCTGGCGTCGTTCTGGGTCCAGGGCTATCCGCAGGTCCGGGCCGAGATGCGCGGCCGCTACCCACGTCACCCCTGGCCGGAGGACCCGTTGACCGCACCCCCGACCCGCCGCACCAACCCACGTTCCCGATGA
- the pucL gene encoding factor-independent urate hydroxylase produces MLGPNRYGKAETRLVRVHRDGDTHGLVDFNVSVALSGDLTATHLTGDNSGVLPTDTMKNTVYAFAKQHDVGEPEAFALLLARHFVKTQGQVDAARVSIESFAWDRLGPHSFRRRGDHTRTTVVTVTRESVQVVSGVSGLVLMNTTASEFHGFLKDRYTTLPETTDRILATAVDAKWRHLSDDADWGKSFQGALDAMTSAFVNTYSMSLQQTLMSMGTMVLAGRPELAEIRLTLPNKHHYLVDLSVFNLTNENEVFIAGDRPYGLIEGTVTRDDVPPATTEWYL; encoded by the coding sequence GTGCTCGGACCGAACCGTTACGGCAAGGCGGAGACCCGTCTGGTCCGCGTGCACCGGGACGGTGACACGCACGGCCTGGTGGATTTCAACGTCAGCGTCGCGCTCTCCGGCGACCTGACGGCGACCCACCTGACCGGCGACAACTCGGGCGTGCTGCCGACCGACACGATGAAGAACACCGTGTACGCGTTCGCCAAGCAGCACGACGTCGGTGAGCCGGAGGCGTTCGCGCTGCTCCTGGCCCGGCACTTCGTGAAGACGCAGGGCCAGGTCGACGCGGCGCGGGTGAGCATCGAGTCGTTCGCGTGGGATCGGCTCGGCCCGCACTCGTTCCGGCGCCGCGGCGACCACACCCGGACCACCGTGGTCACCGTGACCCGGGAGTCGGTCCAGGTCGTCTCCGGCGTCTCCGGCCTGGTGCTGATGAACACGACCGCGTCGGAGTTCCACGGCTTCCTGAAGGACCGGTACACCACGCTGCCGGAGACCACCGACCGGATCCTGGCCACCGCGGTCGACGCGAAGTGGCGCCACCTCAGCGACGACGCCGACTGGGGTAAGTCGTTCCAGGGTGCGTTGGACGCGATGACCAGCGCGTTCGTGAACACGTACAGCATGTCGCTGCAGCAGACGCTGATGTCGATGGGCACCATGGTGCTCGCCGGCCGGCCGGAGCTCGCCGAGATCCGCCTGACCCTGCCGAACAAGCATCACTACCTGGTCGATCTCTCGGTCTTCAACCTGACGAACGAGAACGAGGTGTTCATCGCCGGCGACCGGCCCTACGGGCTGATCGAGGGCACCGTGACCCGCGACGACGTGCCGCCGGCGACGACGGAGTGGTACCTGTGA
- the uraH gene encoding hydroxyisourate hydrolase, with product MPSDGTVAEFHARISTHILDTGTGDPARDVYVRLERRDSDGWLTVGEGRTDDDGRLRFSVPMRDWQAGGYRLLFYVEPYLGKECFFPEITIAFHVHDPERNYHVPLLLSRYGYTTYRGS from the coding sequence ATGCCCTCTGACGGCACCGTCGCCGAGTTCCACGCCCGGATCTCGACCCACATCCTGGACACCGGCACCGGTGATCCGGCGCGGGACGTCTACGTCCGGCTGGAGCGCCGCGACTCGGACGGCTGGCTGACCGTCGGCGAGGGCCGCACCGACGACGACGGCCGGCTGCGCTTCTCCGTGCCGATGCGCGACTGGCAGGCCGGCGGTTACCGGCTGCTCTTCTACGTGGAGCCGTATCTGGGCAAGGAGTGCTTCTTCCCGGAGATCACCATCGCCTTCCACGTCCACGACCCGGAACGCAACTATCACGTGCCGCTGCTGCTCAGCCGGTACGGCTACACCACCTATCGAGGGAGCTGA